A region of the Pungitius pungitius chromosome 8, fPunPun2.1, whole genome shotgun sequence genome:
CTTAGCAATATAACCCTGCCCTAAGTACTTGAAGTACACTGGAATATTTTTAAGCAAACAGTGGGTTTCTAACCACATGGAAAGGAACTTCCTGAAAGGAGCAATACTTAGCAGGcctcttaaaaacacacatttgtgaaCTTTATTCTTGGGCAATATTGATTATATTCAGACTTGTTATTTAGACCATCTTTGACGCATCTGTATGTCCTGCAGGTACAACAGGTCAAGGACTTCAGTCCTTTGAAGGAGGCTGTTCCATTTGCTTTTTCATCAGCTTAATTTTCAGTGTGTAATATTCCTCTTGCAGCTTAAGGACAGCCTCTTTTCTTCTTAGCACAGACATTTCCAAATCCATTCGCTCTTGTAAGGCTGTGCAGTTcactgcaggtggaggagatgagTAGAGAGTTTCTACAGGTTCTGCAGAAGCGGTAAAGCCATCAGCACGATGAGTGTTAAAATGCACCGCAAGTGATTTTGAGTTGTTAGCAAAATCTGTCATTTTATGTTCTGTTGGAGAATATGTGGGGAGCTCAAACTCTCTCAATGGATGCTTATTTGAGAATTTTTCATCTATTCTCTGGTCCTTTCGATCTTCATCACTGCTGAAAAACAATAATGTTGGAcaataatttgtattttatcttTAAAGTAGTTCATTTATACAGGTaaacacatctttttttgtggTCTCAGCACTgacaaatttaaatattttacattattggCAATGTATTATGTCATAAAAATGTCCCTTTCTAAACAATCCCTTGGTTCTCAGTATGAACTGCTTTTACAGGGACAATTTATCTGTTACAATTCTTTTTGAATAACACAAATGTAATAGGACATCATTTGAAGATGGTGGGTTTTGTAATTGGAGTAACAAAGTTATACTTTTTTTCAGTCTAAGCAAAAAAATACCCcagcaaataaaaataaaaaatcacctGTTTTTTAGAGACTCCAGCCACCCTGAGCTTGAAGATTCTTCTCTATTGTTTTGCAGCATTTCTGAGATGTCCATCACAGAAATCACTACTTGAGTCACAGTAGTGAGCTGGTCAACGGACAGGCCTTGTATAGGTGAAAAGTCAATTCATGCATCAGTTCAAAATAAGTGCAATACTATATATTCAACTCAAAGAATATGTTGAGGATTTTCTTATTTCTTCCTCGAGGCTTCTAACTCAAAATCTATTTATCTGCAACTATTCCCACGTAGTCTTACCCCTTAAGGTGCTATTTCAACAGTCTTAGATTGCAGATTTTATGATACTGAGCGTTACACTTTTCTCTTGCTAACAAAGCAGATTCTCCTCACCTGTACCCGCTGGCCTTTTCTGTCGTTTGATCTCCACTTTAGACTTTGCCTGTAGATTTTCCCACTTTTTGTTACAGTCATAAACTGTCCTATGAATCTGTGGAAAGACATTGTTCATGGATTGGGCTACTTCCTCCCAGGCTTCTCTTTTCTCCTGTATTGAAACTCTGATGCCGCACTTCCCTCTGAttatttctttcctctcctgcaATAACTGAGCAAGAAGAAGACACTCCTGGTCTGTCCAGTTAGGTTTCCGCTTCCTGCTGGACATCCCTTCAAGAAGGTGTTTGGGCACGCTTCTGGGAAAATAggagacacattttgaacatttgtgTATCTTGCCTGTATTTGGTCCTTACCAAATGCAAACGGTGGAGAAAACCTAACACATGTAGACGTTGCTATACTATTAAACATGATATTCCAATTGAACGGCTTttaatttaagtattttttttaactcaagtTATTATATTCaagatgttttttaatttaagatGTTCCCTACCTGGAACCCAACCAAGGCGAAGAGTAACTTGATTGCAGGTCAGACCTTTGCTGGATTAATGTGTTATTAAGTACAGTATATGCCAACTTAAATAATAATCACAGGTAAAACCTTAAGGTAAAATATAAGGCTTTCTTCTCGGGCTAAGGGAAAATCCACAGCGTCGCAGGACGATGACGTCTTCTCCTGGTGACGTGTCAGGTTGTTTACAGCGTGCCCtgcgctgcagctgcagagTTATGGCTGTGGATATAACTTTACTTTTCAAAGCCAGTGTCAAGACAGTAAAAACCAGGAACAAGGCAATAGGAATAAGCGTTGACTCTACCAAAGATGAAATATTCAAGAGGACCAGACCCAAGAGTGGCTTTTCTCCGAAGGCGAAAGAAGTGGTGAGTGTTTCCTCAAGCTAACTTTAGCTAGCTGGGCTAGCATCGAAACAAACTGAATTTACGCTTTATTGACAATTCAGTATAGGGGTGTTTTAATGCTATTGTTTCGCGTGCTGTACTGTAGAACCACCATTACGCCTATGAAATGTGTACAGAAACATTATCCATTCATTTTGTATCGCAATTCGCAAGGCCCCTCAGCACTGTGACGGGACACATCCTTAGATAACTTTATTGAACGCATCGTGAAGGTAAATAGGAGTCAGTGGGCAATAAGGATAAAATACCCTACCCCAATCTACGTTACTTATGTGATGTtatattaaatcaattaaatatattatacatgATTGCACTACATTGGTGCTAAAATCATGGCAACATACATTATTTTGCCATAAAGCAGTCGTGCTTGTGGCTTCCTAACATTACATAGCCAATAGACATTGAAGGAAGAACTGCTTTGGTGTTAAATCTGTGGCAAAATCTCCGGTAAAGTTGTATACTCTTTAAATAACATTGGCCAGCCCAACCCTAATTATGTCGTTGGAGGGAGTTGGTGTTTTGATGCACAGCAATATTATCATTTATTGGTTTGGTTACTGAGCTGTTCTGAAGCCTTCTCCATTTAGATCAGGGTTTGTATTAGTTTACAATAACCATATACATTTAAGTGTTTAATGTTTTAGGTTCCAAAGCATTCAGTAATTTTAGTTGGTTCAGGAAATTCAAGGAGCTTGACAATTTGCAGTACACCAAAtatcaaaaaggaaaatagtTTTTCCTCAAAGTGTGCCATTGTATTTGTCTATTTGAAAATCTtctggacacattttcttatttaattCAATGAGTCTGTCTGTCCAAACTTACTATTTTTACTTATTACAGGACTTTTCAAATCATGCCCAGTGTGCAGTTCATGAAAAAGGACCACTCTGCTTGATAACTGGGAAGACAAAAGTTGTTCAAACAAAAATCACACTAGGCCAACTGGCCAGAGTCAGCATTTTTATACCCAGAATACTTTGTGCCAACTGTCAGGTCCTAGCGCCAGTGCTCCCCAAATGTTGACAGGCCAAGATTCTGGGCTTTGAACCTACCCGGAAAATTGCCCAATGAGATCTAGACTTCAGACTGCAAGCCGAAACTACGCTTATAAAACTAGCAAAGAGCTTTCTCCTCCATCTATCTAGATTGAAAAGACGGGGcatgtttttattataatgTTCTGAACTAGTCAAAACAGGATTTCAATCTGAGACAAATATTCAGCTCTCTATTTACATAGTTCATAaggacatttttatttcagtacctctgataaaaaacacattgctttaaatatatttgtgtcTTAAATCATTTGAACCTTAACTTGTCAGACGGGTGTTTAATTAGTTCTTGAAATCATGTCAAATTGTATTCTTCCTTTTGAGGTGAAGCGACATCGAGGGTTGGCAGCAGGTAATGGATCATTGGGAACTACAAGATTTCACTCCATGTCATGAGAGTTGATCCTAGGCCAGAAGTCCTTGGCCGGCCATGAAAATCGTACACATAGTAACACAAACCTCTTCAAAGGCACCTTGAGAAACCACTTTACGTTTCCCTCGGGGAGTCGGGACTATAAGTTGTACCTGATGTCTCCAACCATCAGTCCGGGGCAAACATGGGCCTGGTCACAGCAGTCCTGCACAACTAGGTTTTTGTTATGTTACGTTACATTGATATTAGAAATGGAGGTTTAATAAAAGCAGTGGTGCTGATTCAAAGAAACCCAAACCTATCCTGTGGTGCCggccctctgctctcctcccccccgactGCTGTGGCCCTCACGCTGCAGATAATATCTCAAACCATCTCGCTGAAGCAGCTTTTGTAGAAATTGAAATTGCGAGCCTGGAATGTCCTGACTGCTTACAGTTATGTCGCGGTTTTCACCCACAACTCGGCTATCAATTCTTTTCTGTACAGACTGACATGGGCAGCATTTCTTGGGCAAGTCCCCGCTTCACATGTATGATTCCATAAACATACTGCAATAACATTTTCTTTCGGCTCTCCAACAATTTCTTGGGGAAAGCCGATCCTCCCAAGAGCCAGTGATTAAAGGTGGAAGatcaaaacagagaaaatattaaattagGTCCCCAGTAACAATGTTGACGGCCGGCACCTAATGCACAACAGATGTGGGTGCCCTTCAAGACATGTACAACTCAAAGTTATTCCCACTGAAGCTTCacaggaaaataaaaggaaaacatcaCATTTGACAACTACACAGTGGACCTACGAGTCTTTTTCCTGCTCAAAGAGAAAGGACATTCAGCATTTTTTAAGGCAACAAAAAAGGTCTTGATTGGCTAATAAGAGGCCAGCGTTTACAGGGTGGGGCTTGGTCAGGGGAATCTTTTACCTCATAGGGGTCCGTTTGGGGCTCTGTGATCTCCATTTCACCGCTCACCTCGTCTCTCGCCGCAGCGTGCTGCCCTTCTGGAGCTTAAATGGAGAAGGTCACTTTAAAATTGGTAAATTGTGTGTAGAAAATAGTGTTTGGTTCCCCACTGTGCCTTCATTATTGGAATGCCAAAATTGGCTCCTTCTCACAGTGTTTTCTTAGAAACCCTGAGAGTGTGGCCGCCTTCACTTAAAAGTATATTGTGCTGATAGaggcgggggacgggggggggggctcttcctTATATCTTTCATATTGAAATAGTATGCTTATATGTTGTCAAAACACATCTGTTAGAATCAAGAAAGGCATCAGgacaaagtaataataataatacctaAGTACAGTTAagatagataaatatatataaaacaaaaaattataAATCTAGTATATTTTATAAGTGTAGATAATGAACATAAGTTGTGTAGCCAAAAATTACTTTGTGAATATTCCCTAAATGGCCTTACTAATGTCAACTAATTACCTCGGGGTGTAAATCATCACTCATCCATATGGTAAATAAAAGGTTAAATCGTGAGTTTTTTAGAATATTGTCTCATGAAACTTGGTACATTATTAACTTGAAACTGTATGTAACATAATCTAAAAAGAAACACTTGAAAGGTCCCACACTTGGCACACGGGTGAAAACGTCCTGACACACAGCTGTTGAGTACTATGCTCCATCAGGGAGAAGCTGAGACGAACCTGCTGCTAAACCCTCTCTTTACCAGTTGGCCTAATCTTCCTTCTGTTTTCCCATGAAAGCCGGGCAAATTAAACGTTGAGGCATCCTGTCAGGCCCGAGCACAAGCTTGGTTTGCAACTAAATGCTTTTGCATgattcatgaaaataaaataaaaggggtACAAGTGATGAAATGCAGATTTACAGATGCAAGTCAAACTCTTAAATCATGAGACGGACACCAGAGACCCTGCAGGCTAAATAGTTTAAGCTGAAAAAATTAAAGCCCAAAAAAGCCAATACGTTGTAAGACTAAAACGGCTGCTGTTGACTCTGCTTGAAGAATGCTGCTGAGGCTTAGTCACACAATGTGGAGTTATGTGATCTACGATTACTGAAATACTACCACAACAGCGAGTGGAACACTTGACCCCGACACCTCAAAACACAACGACTGTCTGCTCCTCTGCTTAAAGACatgttgatgtgtttgttgttttttagattaAGACCGTAATGCATCACAACACGTCATTTCACCTTAAAGTTAATGCTTCAATTGAAGCTAAAGTCAAAGTTGCTGAGCAAACGGTCAACATTTTGTTCACTTACTACCATTAATCCTCAGTCGACGAGAGGAGAGGATCGAGATGA
Encoded here:
- the LOC119229830 gene encoding uncharacterized protein LOC119229830: MSSRKRKPNWTDQECLLLAQLLQERKEIIRGKCGIRVSIQEKREAWEEVAQSMNNVFPQIHRTVYDCNKKWENLQAKSKVEIKRQKRPAGTGLSVDQLTTVTQVVISVMDISEMLQNNREESSSSGWLESLKNSSDEDRKDQRIDEKFSNKHPLREFELPTYSPTEHKMTDFANNSKSLAVHFNTHRADGFTASAEPVETLYSSPPPAVNCTALQERMDLEMSVLRRKEAVLKLQEEYYTLKIKLMKKQMEQPPSKD